A single Symbiobacterium thermophilum IAM 14863 DNA region contains:
- a CDS encoding M50 family metallopeptidase: protein MAGVRVEVHWLFLLALLVAAVSGYYLEALILLGSLAAHELAHLTVAWLLGVDIDSLVLTPFGGMARLDPSLDADPQSEVSVALAGPVQSFLLAGLASFLMGDRLFDPSLVRFFFQVNANLAFFNLIPALPLDGGRALRGLLAQRWGYRTTTVWMARLGLLSGAAMLAAALGVLAAAGQVFLTPLAGGLFLALGAMAEGEEAVLRSYQQFLQKRRRMARQRIIPGGTLVVVEGTRIGEVLERLSARRYHLVLVVDRSLLPVGTLHEAEILDAFEVLGPRATVEQVLDL, encoded by the coding sequence GTGGCCGGCGTGCGGGTGGAGGTGCACTGGCTCTTCCTGCTGGCGCTCCTCGTCGCCGCCGTGAGCGGATACTACCTGGAGGCCCTGATCCTGCTCGGCTCGCTGGCGGCCCATGAACTGGCCCACCTGACGGTGGCCTGGCTGCTGGGGGTGGACATCGATTCGCTGGTCCTCACGCCCTTCGGCGGCATGGCCCGGCTGGACCCATCCCTCGACGCCGATCCCCAGTCGGAGGTCTCCGTGGCCCTGGCCGGGCCGGTGCAGTCGTTCCTGCTGGCCGGCCTCGCCAGCTTCCTCATGGGCGACCGGCTCTTCGACCCCTCCCTGGTGCGCTTCTTCTTTCAGGTCAACGCCAACCTCGCGTTCTTCAACCTGATCCCCGCCCTGCCCCTGGACGGCGGGCGCGCCCTGCGCGGGCTCCTGGCCCAGCGCTGGGGATACCGGACGACCACGGTGTGGATGGCCCGCCTCGGGCTGCTCTCAGGCGCGGCCATGCTGGCCGCGGCGCTGGGCGTGCTGGCCGCCGCCGGCCAGGTGTTCCTGACCCCGCTGGCCGGCGGCCTGTTCCTGGCCCTGGGGGCGATGGCGGAAGGGGAGGAGGCCGTGCTGCGCTCGTACCAGCAGTTCCTGCAGAAGCGCCGGCGGATGGCCCGCCAGCGGATCATCCCCGGCGGTACCCTCGTGGTGGTGGAGGGGACCCGGATCGGCGAGGTGCTGGAGCGGCTCTCCGCCCGCCGGTACCACCTGGTCCTGGTGGTGGACCGTTCGCTCCTGCCCGTCGGCACCCTGCACGAGGCGGAGATCCTGGACGCGTTCGAAGTGCTAGGCCCGCGGGCGACGGTGGAGCAGGTGTTGGATCTTTAA
- the speD gene encoding adenosylmethionine decarboxylase, with product MAYSTYGRHITMDLREVAFEKLNDVRFLKEVMYEAAAQCGATVVGESFVQFSPQGVTGVLVLSESHLSIHTYPEEGFAAIDCYTCGYTVDPAVACDYLKAALGGRVVGYRALRRGSGAIEDLTTLHLAAANN from the coding sequence ATGGCCTACTCGACCTATGGCCGCCACATCACCATGGATCTGCGCGAGGTTGCCTTCGAGAAGCTGAACGACGTCCGGTTCTTGAAGGAGGTCATGTACGAGGCCGCAGCCCAGTGCGGAGCCACGGTGGTCGGTGAGAGTTTCGTCCAGTTCAGCCCTCAGGGCGTCACTGGCGTCCTGGTCCTGTCGGAGTCTCACCTCTCGATCCATACCTACCCTGAAGAGGGCTTTGCTGCGATCGACTGCTACACCTGCGGCTATACAGTCGATCCGGCCGTCGCCTGCGATTACCTGAAGGCGGCGTTGGGAGGTCGGGTAGTGGGTTATCGAGCCCTCCGCCGTGGTAGCGGAGCAATCGAGGACCTGACCACGCTGCACCTGGCCGCAGCCAACAACTAG
- a CDS encoding YkuS family protein: protein MRIAVQDGLENVKQALRAEGYQVTRLTPGSMEGVGAAVVTGLSNNFMGIHDTDGNLFPVIDATGKTVEEIVRQVKERGLH, encoded by the coding sequence ATGCGCATCGCGGTGCAGGACGGGCTGGAGAATGTCAAGCAGGCCCTGCGCGCAGAGGGGTACCAGGTCACCCGCCTGACCCCCGGGAGCATGGAGGGCGTCGGTGCGGCCGTGGTCACCGGCCTGTCCAACAACTTCATGGGCATCCACGACACCGACGGGAACCTGTTCCCGGTGATCGACGCGACCGGCAAAACCGTCGAGGAGATCGTCCGGCAGGTGAAGGAGCGCGGCCTCCACTGA
- a CDS encoding TIGR03960 family B12-binding radical SAM protein — protein sequence MAETLRERIERVLPRVSKPARYTGGEWNAVVKDHAKVDVKVAWTFPDAYEVGMSHLGSLIMYHQINRRDDACCERAYAPWTDMEKEMRAEGIPLFTLETWTPVREFDIIAFPLLYELTYTNLLTCLDLAGVPLLAEQRTEADPLVIAGGPCAFNCEPLAPFLDVAVLGDGEEVIHEILDAYKAWRDAGRRDRRELLRRMAGITGCYVPSLYAVEYNPDGTIKAYRPTEPGVPEVVERATVKDLDSIDYPTRPVVPNTQIVFDRAQVEVFRGCTRGCRFCHAGYITRPVRERSPEVVQRLAREIVKNTGYSELSLVSLSTADYTDVQQTVSRLSDQLRCDGVNVTLPSTRVDAFSVALADAVSKVRKGSITLAPEGGSARIRRVINKTVSDRDIREAMRAAFRSGYRAVKLYFILGLPTETDADLEAIAEKGRWALEIAEEELGRQEARKVRVTISVSVFVPKPHTPFQFEPQVTLAEARRRQEHIKRFLKDRRIEYKYHEADVSHIEALLSLGDRRVAAAVLKAWQMGARFDGWNEHFDYNLWLRACAEAGVDVAFYTYRRKGYGERFAWDHLSPGLSREWLIDDHRRAMAEVEVEDCRWENCDLCGVCMRYDVLPTLKPAGFVGEDEIAVTDSAG from the coding sequence ATGGCCGAGACCCTGCGCGAGCGCATCGAGCGCGTGCTTCCCCGGGTCTCCAAGCCCGCCCGCTACACCGGCGGCGAGTGGAACGCCGTGGTGAAGGATCACGCCAAGGTGGACGTCAAGGTCGCCTGGACGTTTCCCGACGCGTACGAGGTGGGCATGTCCCACCTGGGGTCGCTGATCATGTACCACCAGATCAACCGGCGGGACGACGCCTGCTGCGAGCGGGCGTACGCCCCCTGGACCGATATGGAGAAGGAGATGCGGGCGGAGGGGATCCCGCTCTTCACGCTGGAGACCTGGACGCCCGTCCGGGAGTTCGACATCATCGCCTTCCCGCTGCTTTACGAGCTGACCTACACCAACCTGCTGACCTGCCTGGACCTGGCCGGGGTGCCGCTCCTCGCGGAGCAGCGCACCGAAGCCGATCCCCTGGTCATCGCCGGCGGCCCCTGCGCCTTCAACTGCGAGCCGCTGGCCCCGTTCCTGGACGTCGCGGTGCTGGGCGACGGCGAGGAGGTCATCCACGAGATCCTCGACGCCTACAAGGCCTGGCGGGACGCGGGGCGCAGGGACCGGAGGGAGCTGCTGCGGCGCATGGCGGGCATCACCGGCTGCTACGTGCCGAGCCTGTACGCGGTGGAGTACAACCCCGACGGCACCATCAAGGCGTACCGGCCCACCGAGCCCGGGGTGCCGGAGGTGGTGGAACGGGCGACGGTCAAGGATCTGGACAGCATCGACTACCCGACCCGGCCCGTGGTGCCCAACACCCAGATCGTCTTCGACCGGGCGCAGGTCGAGGTCTTCCGGGGCTGCACCCGCGGCTGCCGCTTCTGCCACGCGGGCTACATCACCCGGCCGGTGCGGGAGCGTTCGCCCGAGGTGGTGCAGCGGCTGGCCCGGGAGATCGTGAAGAACACCGGCTACAGCGAGCTGTCGCTGGTCTCCCTCTCCACGGCGGACTACACCGACGTGCAGCAGACGGTCAGCAGGCTGTCGGACCAGCTGCGCTGCGACGGCGTCAACGTCACCCTTCCCTCCACCCGGGTGGACGCCTTCTCGGTGGCGCTGGCGGACGCCGTGAGCAAGGTGCGCAAGGGATCGATCACCCTGGCGCCCGAGGGCGGCTCCGCCCGCATCCGGCGGGTGATCAACAAGACCGTGTCCGACCGGGACATCCGCGAGGCCATGCGGGCCGCCTTCCGCAGCGGCTACCGGGCCGTGAAGCTGTACTTCATCCTCGGCCTGCCCACCGAGACCGACGCCGACCTGGAGGCGATCGCCGAGAAGGGCCGCTGGGCCCTGGAGATCGCCGAGGAGGAGCTGGGCCGGCAGGAGGCGCGCAAGGTACGGGTGACCATCTCGGTCTCCGTCTTCGTGCCCAAGCCCCACACCCCGTTCCAGTTCGAGCCGCAGGTGACCCTGGCGGAGGCCCGCCGGCGCCAGGAGCACATCAAGCGCTTCCTGAAGGACCGGCGCATCGAGTATAAGTACCACGAGGCCGACGTGAGCCACATCGAGGCCCTGCTCTCGCTGGGAGACCGGCGGGTGGCCGCGGCCGTGCTGAAGGCGTGGCAGATGGGGGCCCGGTTCGACGGCTGGAACGAGCACTTCGACTACAACCTGTGGCTCCGGGCGTGCGCCGAGGCCGGCGTCGACGTGGCCTTCTACACCTACCGCCGGAAGGGCTACGGCGAGCGATTCGCCTGGGATCACCTCTCGCCGGGGCTCAGCCGGGAGTGGCTGATCGACGACCACCGCCGGGCGATGGCCGAGGTGGAGGTGGAGGACTGCCGCTGGGAGAACTGTGACCTGTGCGGCGTGTGCATGCGTTACGACGTGCTGCCGACACTGAAGCCCGCGGGCTTTGTGGGAGAGGACGAAATTGCGGTTACGGATTCGGCTGGCTAA
- a CDS encoding response regulator transcription factor codes for MSLRVLVVDDDPKITAFLRRSLTLEGYDVAVANSGTEALRSVTASPPDLMVLDIMMPDVDGLEVCRRIRAAGETFPILMLTARDAVSDRVKGLDQGADDYLVKPFALEELLARLRALSRRGAPAQGEDGHRVLQYADLRLDTATREAYRGDRQISLTAKEYELLHLFLSHPRQVLTRDTLMEKVWGYDYSGESNVLEVYVAYLRNKLEAGGEPRLIQTVRGVGYVLKE; via the coding sequence ATGTCGCTCCGGGTTCTGGTTGTGGACGACGATCCCAAGATCACCGCCTTCCTGCGCAGGAGCCTGACGCTGGAGGGATACGACGTCGCCGTCGCCAACAGCGGCACGGAGGCGTTGCGCAGCGTCACGGCCTCCCCGCCTGACCTCATGGTGCTGGACATCATGATGCCCGACGTCGACGGGCTGGAGGTGTGCCGTCGCATTCGGGCGGCCGGGGAGACCTTTCCCATCCTGATGCTGACGGCGCGGGACGCTGTCAGCGACCGGGTGAAGGGGCTCGACCAGGGCGCCGACGACTACCTGGTCAAGCCGTTCGCCCTGGAGGAACTGCTGGCCCGGCTGCGGGCCCTGAGCCGCCGGGGCGCCCCCGCCCAGGGGGAAGACGGGCACCGGGTGCTGCAGTACGCGGACCTGCGGCTGGACACCGCCACGCGCGAGGCCTACCGCGGCGACCGGCAGATCTCGCTCACGGCCAAGGAATACGAACTGCTTCACCTCTTTCTCTCGCACCCGCGCCAGGTGCTCACCCGCGACACCCTGATGGAGAAGGTGTGGGGCTACGACTACTCCGGCGAATCCAATGTGCTGGAGGTCTACGTGGCCTACCTCCGCAACAAGCTCGAAGCCGGAGGGGAGCCGCGGCTGATCCAGACGGTGCGGGGCGTCGGGTACGTTCTGAAGGAGTGA
- a CDS encoding sensor histidine kinase, whose product MSLRLRLALFYTGQLVVALLLFSFLMYGVLRWNYIREVDASLYSVAWRVAESMQRYWRIPSLKGLADRSTFILVRTDELVIAQSTDFGTFPVPAEAMAGRATYTTERDVNGEPYRLYTLPVYVNGEPVFWVQVAQPLQLLERVLTTLRPILGAGIAGFALLTGAAAWWLAGRAIAPVQRVASAAESVGQSADLSLRVPYQGPQDEVGRLVHTFNGMLDQLQELYARLATAVDAQKRFVADASHELRTPLTIIRGNIDYLERAGTLDPEALADMKAEAARMSELLEELLAMARADAGQTPELEPLALGPLVRDVCRRAGALPHQVDFVVELPPALDRIMVLGHAEWLRRALLILLDNAFKYTPSGSVTVRAGRQGEGVVLQVIDTGPGIPPEDLPRVFDRFFRGDPARSRGGSGLGLAIASWVAGLHGGRLTAESKVGEGSTFSLWLPVYRPAAGGTNS is encoded by the coding sequence GTGTCGCTTCGCCTGCGGCTCGCCCTGTTCTACACGGGGCAGCTCGTGGTTGCCCTGCTGCTGTTCAGCTTCCTGATGTACGGCGTGCTGCGGTGGAACTACATCCGGGAGGTGGATGCCTCCCTGTACTCCGTGGCCTGGCGGGTGGCCGAGAGCATGCAGCGGTACTGGCGTATCCCGTCGCTGAAAGGCCTCGCCGACCGGTCGACCTTCATCCTGGTGCGCACCGACGAGCTGGTCATCGCGCAGTCCACCGACTTCGGCACCTTCCCCGTGCCCGCGGAGGCGATGGCCGGCCGGGCCACCTACACCACCGAGCGGGACGTCAACGGGGAGCCCTACCGGCTCTACACCCTGCCCGTCTACGTCAACGGCGAGCCGGTGTTCTGGGTGCAGGTGGCGCAACCCTTGCAACTGTTGGAGCGGGTGCTTACGACCCTCCGGCCCATCCTCGGCGCCGGGATCGCCGGCTTCGCCCTCCTCACGGGCGCCGCGGCCTGGTGGCTGGCGGGCCGGGCGATCGCCCCGGTGCAGCGGGTGGCCAGCGCGGCGGAGTCTGTCGGGCAGTCTGCGGACCTCAGCCTGCGGGTGCCGTACCAGGGGCCCCAGGACGAGGTGGGCCGCCTCGTCCACACGTTCAACGGGATGCTGGACCAGTTGCAGGAGCTCTACGCGCGCCTGGCGACGGCGGTGGATGCCCAGAAGCGTTTCGTTGCCGACGCCTCCCACGAGCTGCGCACGCCGCTCACCATCATCCGGGGCAACATCGACTACCTGGAGCGGGCCGGCACACTGGACCCTGAGGCCCTCGCCGACATGAAGGCGGAGGCCGCCCGCATGTCGGAGCTGCTGGAGGAGCTTCTGGCGATGGCCCGGGCCGATGCCGGCCAGACGCCGGAGCTCGAGCCGCTGGCCCTGGGCCCGCTGGTGCGCGACGTCTGCCGCCGGGCCGGGGCCCTGCCGCATCAGGTCGACTTCGTGGTCGAGCTTCCGCCGGCGCTGGACCGAATCATGGTGCTGGGCCACGCCGAGTGGCTGCGCCGCGCCCTGCTCATTCTCCTGGACAACGCGTTCAAGTACACCCCCAGCGGGTCGGTGACCGTGCGGGCCGGCCGGCAGGGCGAGGGCGTCGTCCTGCAGGTGATCGACACCGGCCCCGGCATTCCGCCGGAGGACCTGCCCCGGGTCTTCGACCGGTTCTTCCGCGGGGACCCGGCCCGTTCCCGGGGCGGCAGCGGGCTGGGGCTGGCCATCGCGTCGTGGGTGGCGGGCCTGCACGGGGGCCGGCTCACCGCGGAGAGCAAGGTCGGCGAGGGGTCGACGTTCAGCCTGTGGCTGCCCGTCTACCGGCCGGCCGCGGGCGGAACGAATTCTTAG
- a CDS encoding S1C family serine protease, whose translation MYDDKFNDPFGRRPEGNPEEPVDQDRTAASEQPARAEEPMTPVEPVAGGASAEQAESRPELELPEIPETPAVTASPPVLYDPPRFEPRPKEKKGGWGRGWRLAAGAVALVVLSAAVGSGSTYYLLKEHLASQPANYQQPAAPGGSGALQPVAQTVAEVGASVIPEIYNRVAPAVVSVYVESYRGFYRSSGTGSGFVVDPAGYILTNYHVVDGAQRITVQFIDGETMTARVVGKDSTSDLAVLKVDPGDRQLVAATLGDSDRVQVGELAIAIGNPYGHAFTVTAGIVSAIGREIVEPTTSIPGAIQTDAAINPGNSGGPLLNSRGEVIGVNTAIEAPSQWSGNVGLGFAVPINTAKEILPTLMAGQTVQRPYLGVYLEDVDQWYARVLGLRTAEGAVVTQVVPGSAAEEAGLRSPQYDRANRLISADVIVALDGEKVTNADDLVKRIQQRKVGDQVELTVARDGQELKVKATLGARPTDQ comes from the coding sequence ATGTACGATGATAAGTTCAATGATCCGTTCGGTCGCAGACCGGAAGGGAACCCGGAAGAGCCGGTCGACCAGGACCGGACCGCCGCGTCGGAGCAGCCGGCCAGGGCGGAGGAGCCGATGACGCCCGTCGAGCCGGTCGCCGGGGGGGCTTCGGCGGAGCAGGCGGAGTCCCGCCCCGAGCTGGAGCTGCCCGAGATTCCGGAGACGCCGGCCGTCACCGCTTCCCCGCCCGTGCTGTATGATCCGCCGCGCTTTGAGCCGCGGCCCAAGGAGAAGAAGGGCGGCTGGGGCCGCGGCTGGCGGCTCGCCGCAGGCGCGGTGGCCCTGGTGGTGCTGTCCGCCGCGGTCGGCAGCGGGTCCACGTACTACCTGCTGAAGGAGCACCTCGCCTCGCAGCCGGCGAACTACCAGCAGCCCGCGGCCCCGGGCGGTTCGGGCGCCCTGCAGCCGGTGGCCCAGACGGTGGCTGAGGTCGGGGCGAGCGTCATCCCCGAGATCTACAACCGGGTCGCGCCGGCCGTGGTGTCGGTGTACGTGGAGAGCTACAGGGGGTTCTACCGGAGCTCCGGTACGGGGTCCGGCTTCGTGGTGGATCCGGCGGGCTACATCCTGACTAACTACCACGTGGTCGACGGCGCCCAGCGCATTACCGTGCAGTTCATCGACGGCGAGACCATGACGGCCCGGGTCGTGGGCAAGGACAGCACCAGCGACCTGGCGGTGCTGAAGGTGGATCCCGGCGACAGGCAGCTGGTCGCCGCGACGCTGGGGGATTCCGACCGGGTGCAGGTGGGGGAGCTGGCCATCGCCATCGGCAACCCGTACGGCCACGCCTTCACCGTGACCGCCGGGATCGTCTCCGCCATCGGGCGGGAGATCGTGGAGCCGACGACCTCGATCCCCGGCGCGATCCAGACGGACGCGGCCATCAATCCAGGCAACTCGGGCGGGCCGCTGCTCAACAGCCGCGGCGAGGTCATCGGCGTGAACACGGCCATTGAGGCGCCGTCCCAGTGGTCGGGCAACGTCGGCCTCGGCTTTGCGGTGCCGATCAACACCGCCAAGGAGATCCTCCCGACGCTGATGGCCGGCCAGACGGTCCAGCGCCCGTATCTGGGCGTGTACCTGGAGGACGTGGACCAGTGGTACGCCCGTGTGCTGGGCCTGCGCACGGCCGAGGGCGCCGTGGTCACCCAGGTGGTGCCCGGCTCGGCGGCGGAGGAGGCGGGGCTGCGCTCGCCGCAGTACGACCGCGCCAACCGGCTCATCAGCGCCGACGTCATCGTCGCCCTGGACGGCGAGAAGGTGACGAACGCCGACGACCTGGTGAAGCGCATCCAGCAGCGCAAGGTGGGCGATCAGGTCGAGCTGACCGTCGCCCGCGACGGCCAGGAGCTGAAGGTGAAGGCGACTCTCGGCGCCCGGCCCACCGATCAGTAA
- a CDS encoding DUF1540 domain-containing protein: MASQQIRCTVSSCYYYAAGDNCAAEEIMVRADPAALGKSGMEVGDIGGEARQSNHTLCETFIPHQQGPKPGIRRIAK; this comes from the coding sequence ATGGCCAGTCAGCAGATCCGCTGCACCGTCAGCAGCTGTTACTACTACGCCGCCGGGGATAACTGCGCCGCCGAGGAGATCATGGTGCGGGCCGATCCCGCCGCGCTGGGGAAGTCCGGCATGGAGGTGGGCGACATCGGCGGGGAGGCGCGTCAATCCAACCACACCCTGTGCGAGACCTTCATCCCCCACCAGCAGGGGCCGAAGCCGGGCATTCGCCGCATCGCCAAGTGA